From the genome of Oceanococcus atlanticus:
CAGGTACTGGTCTTTCGGAAAGATGGCGTTATGAACGCACAGAGCGACGGACTGCACGCTCGGCGGGTCAAGCGAAACGAAAACACCACCCACCATACGATCAGATGTATCGATCGCCATGGTCAGATAAGGGCGCCCTGAAAACTCGCGGCCTTCGTCATCTACGATCGCAACGTCCATTGGAGTATGGTCGATCTGATAGATACCCAAATTGGTCTTGTTGTTCGGTAGCGAGCTTGGCGATGCGGTGAACTGCTCTTCGTCTCTTCGCTCTCTGCGAACGCGCGATGTTCCCCTGCCTCTCTCGCGGTCGATTCGGTCCCTTACAGTGTTCGCGGCAGGCTTTCGCAGGCCGAGAACATGGCAGCGCCGGTGAACTTCTTCTATGACGGCGGCGGGACGTGGCGCCTCAACAGTTTTGTACTTCTCACCAATGACGTCAGCAATAACCTGCTCAACACGATCATCGAGCCGAAAAGTTACGTCAGTCCTATCTGTTCTGCCGTCGACAAGCCCGAACAACCCCAACTCTCTATATCTACGCAGGTAGCGATACAACGTGGCTGGCGAACTGTTTACCTCTTCTGAACGTTCTTCCACGTCGGCTCTCGACCTGCGTCGCTGATTAAGCAGAGGTTCGATCAGTTCCAGGCGCGCTTTTGCTTCAGACCATTGTTCGTCCGTGTACTTCGATACATCTTGCCGCTTAGCGGTTAGGCCCTCATTGGGCTTTGTAACGGCGCGCAGTTTCGACGTTTTGGTGATTTCGAGTTCACCTGTAGCCGGGTCCAACACGACACAGCGCTGCAGGTTTATTACCGTTTGAAGAACGACCTCCCGACCGGATACCTCATAGGTGTTTCCGTTGGTAATGGAGAGGACGCTCATCGCTTTGATGCCCGTATAGCCGTGGTGGGCGTTATCGGCTTTAACGGGTCCAGTCGGAGTTGCCCACGCGCTACAAGTGCCCAGAGAGTCGACCAGCACTCCGCCATCTTCAGTGGCTCGATACCCTCTGCTGCTGCCAGCGCCCGAGCCTCAATCCCAGGTGCAGCTTGCACCATGCGTTTGAGCCGTAGCGCTAGCAATTCGTCGTACGAGCGTGTCCGGAAGCTTCGAAGGAAGAGCGCGTTCTCAAGCTTCTGAGTGCGAATAGTCTTCTCGGTCGCCACTTCGAAGTCCCAACCCATCTGCTCACTGTATGCACGTCCAGCCGCGAACTTCATCTCGTATTCGGACTTGTTCCTCTCATAGTCATTCGTCTCTTTGATCTCGTACAGGGTAGGTGCGCGTCCGCTTTCGTCGGAGTAGCTCACAAGAGCATCGGGGTAGTAACGCCGAGATCGACCAGCAGTATCGATAAAGTGAATGCAGACCGGCTGATGACGAACCTCAATCACGTCGAAATCGAACGCATCGATAGATTGGTAGAAGTTGCGCTCTAGTGGTCCTTCGAAGCGCACGGTTGAGCCGCACCGCGTGCGGATTACACCGGTTATAAAGAGATAGTTGCGTCGAATCTCTCGAGCTGGGGAACTGGAGAAAGTAGTCTCATTTTTTAGCGAAAAAAATGAAACAGAATCATCTATTGTTGAGTCATGTCTCGCCATTTGTTGACAATATATCGCATTTCTCAACCTTTAGTACCACCATTTAATGATCTTTGGAGCGGCAGCCACCCCAAACCCGGCGAGATCTCGCTGGCCCATCACGGCACCTTGTTCCTGGATGAGTTACCGGAGTTCAACCGGCACGTGCTGGAAGTGCTGCGTGAACCGCTGGAAACCGGGCAGATTCATCTGTCGCGGGCACGTCAGCGTGTGACCTACCCGGCACGATTCCAGCTCATTGCCGCGATGAACCCTTGCCCGTGTGGCTACCTCGGGGACAGCAACGCACGCTGCCATTGCAGCGCGGAGCAGGTGCAGCGCTACCGTCAGCGTATCTCCGGGCCGTTGCTGGATCGCATGGACCTGCAGCTCAGCGTGCCCAGACTGCCGGGCGCCGACATGCTCAAACCCGACCACCAGGGCGCCGAAACCAGCGCCACGATTCGCCAGCGCGTCGAGGCCGCGCGACAGCGCCAGTATGCGCGGCGGGGCAAATGCAACAGCCAGCTCAGCGCTACGGAACTGGCCGAGGACTGCCGGCTGGACAGCACCACTCAGGCCTTGCTGAGCCAGGCCGCTGAACGCTTGCAGTTGAGTGGCCGGGGGCTGCATCGCGTGCTCAAGGTGGCGCGCAGCATCGCCGACCTGGGAGGCCACGATGACATCAGCAGTGCGCATGTAGCAGAGGCGCTGCAATATCGTCAGATCACAGCGGCGTGACGGCTGATACAAAAACGCCGGCACGAGGCCGGCGTTTCTGGCATGTCCCGAAGCCTTGGCTTACAGGAAACCTCCGAAACTGCGCGACCAGCCAACCGTGAACTGCGGGCGTTCGCTTTCTGCAAACACGCCATTCAAGCCATGGTCTGCATCAATCGTGGTCGCAGTCACGGCCAGAGCAATCTGCCCGGCATCACCGTAGTCCTTGATGAAGCTCACACCGTAATCGACGTAGTTGTCGTCGGCCAGGGCATTGTAGAAATCACCCACCCCCTCGAAATAGCCGACATGCAGCTTGAGCGATGCATCGGCCAGCACCGGCAGCGCGAAATTGACTTCCGCATAGGCCGACTCGTCATCATCCACCGCGGTGCCGCCAAAGTTGTAGTAGGCGTAAGCGTTGAGCGCCTGCCAGTTCACACCGAGATAGAGCTCGCTGTTGTTGTTGGCGGTGTCGCCTTCGGCCGCACTGGGGTCGAAATAGCCAATGGCGCCGAAGTCCAGCGACAGATCCTGGCTCAGCGGCAGGGCATAACCGACGTAAGCGTCGACTTCCTCATTGCCGGCCAGACCGGCGTTGGATACCCACAAGCCGGTGTAAATGCCCAGCTGGCTGAAGGAATAATCAAACGACGCCCAGACCTGGGCCCCGTCGGATTGCGGCACACCACGGAACACATATTCCGAGGACATGCCCAGATTGACTTCGCTGGCGGCGGCGCTAACACCCGACACGCCGGCAAGCAGGGCAAACGCCACAATCTGCTTGTTCATGACAATACTCCGTTGTTCAAGATTTCCAGGTCGTGATTCTACGCGAAGTGACAGGCCACCGCGCCCTGTCCGCCATGGTGCTCACGCAGTTCCGGTACATCCGTGGCGCAAGCCGACTGGGCCTTGGGACAACGGGTGCGGAAGGTGCAGCCCGATGGCGGATTCAGCGGTGACGGCAGGTCGCCACTGAGCGGCGCTCGACTCTTGCCACGCTCGATAACCGGGTCGGGCACCGGCACGGACTCGATCAGGGCCTGGGTGTAAGGATGGGCAGGCGCCTGATAGAGCGCATCACGCTCAGCTTGTTCAGCGACCTTGCCCAGGTACATGACCATGACCCGGTCACTGATGTGGCGCACCACCGACAGATCATGGGCAATGAACAGCATGGTCAGGCCCATGTCCTGCTTGAGCTCCATCAGCAGATTGACGATCTGGGCCTGAATCGACACATCCAGTGCACTGACCGGTTCGTCACACAGCAGCAGTTCAGGCTCCACAACCAGGGCACGAGCGATACCCACGCGCTGGCACTGGCCACCGGAAAACTCGTGCGGGTAGCGGTTGATCTGGTTAGGCAGCAGGCCCACTCGTTCCATCATGGCCTGAGCCTTGCGCTTGCGCTGCAGCGCCGACATCTCGGGGAAGAACACGCGCAGCGGCTCCATGATGGCCTCGCCGATGGTCATGCGCGGATTCAACGATGCCAGCGGGTCCTGGAACACAATCTGCATGCGTTTACGCATGGCCCGCAATGGCTTGGGCGCCATGCTGGTCAGCTCCTGATCGCCCAGCCAGATTTTGCCGTGGGTTGGCGGATGGATACCCAGGATGGCACGCGCCAGAGTCGATTTGCCGCAGCCGGATTCACCCACGATGCCCAGGGTGGTCCCCGGCTCGACCGCCAGGCTGACCCCGTTCACCGCGCGCAGATGACGCGGCGGCTTGAGCAAGCCCTGGGCGATCGGAAAATGCACATGTACGTCCTCAAGACGCAGCAGGGGCTGACTCATCGCAATTCCTCCAGCGGCACGTGGCAGGCGCGCGCATGGCCGTCATGGGCAAACTCAAGCACCGGCCGGTTGTGGCTGCACAGCTCACGCTGATCACCACAACGCGGGCCGAACGGACAACCCGGCGGCAGGTGCATCAGATCCGGCGGATTGCCCGGAATGGTCTGCAAGGCCGAGGCGCCGGCATCATCCAGCCGAGGCACCGAACGCAACAGTCCGCGGGTATACGGATGGGTGGGATTGGCGAAAATCGGTTCCAGTGCACCGTATTCCATCACCTGTCCGCCGTACATGACCATGACGTGGTCGCACAGCCCCGCCACCACACCCAGATCGTGGGTGATCAAAATGATGGCCACACCGAAGTCGTCACGCAGCTCGCCCAGCAGATTGAGAATCTGAGCCTGAACGGTGACATCCAGCGCGGTGGTCGGCTCGTCGGCGATGATCAACTCGGGCTTGCACAACAGGGCCATGGCAATCATCACGCGCTGACGCATACCGCCGGAAAACTCGTGCGGGTAATAGTGCACACGGTTCCTGGCATCGGGAATATGCACCGCATCAAGCACTTCGATGGCCCGTGCCAGGGCATCCTTCTTGGACATGCCACGGTGCAGAATCAGCGATTCGGTCAATTGCTCGCTGATCCGCA
Proteins encoded in this window:
- a CDS encoding TnsA endonuclease N-terminal domain-containing protein; amino-acid sequence: MRFEGPLERNFYQSIDAFDFDVIEVRHQPVCIHFIDTAGRSRRYYPDALVSYSDESGRAPTLYEIKETNDYERNKSEYEMKFAAGRAYSEQMGWDFEVATEKTIRTQKLENALFLRSFRTRSYDELLALRLKRMVQAAPGIEARALAAAEGIEPLKMAECWSTLWALVARGQLRLDPLKPITPTTAIRASKR
- a CDS encoding ATP-binding protein: MSRHLLTIYRISQPLVPPFNDLWSGSHPKPGEISLAHHGTLFLDELPEFNRHVLEVLREPLETGQIHLSRARQRVTYPARFQLIAAMNPCPCGYLGDSNARCHCSAEQVQRYRQRISGPLLDRMDLQLSVPRLPGADMLKPDHQGAETSATIRQRVEAARQRQYARRGKCNSQLSATELAEDCRLDSTTQALLSQAAERLQLSGRGLHRVLKVARSIADLGGHDDISSAHVAEALQYRQITAA
- a CDS encoding TorF family putative porin yields the protein MNKQIVAFALLAGVSGVSAAASEVNLGMSSEYVFRGVPQSDGAQVWASFDYSFSQLGIYTGLWVSNAGLAGNEEVDAYVGYALPLSQDLSLDFGAIGYFDPSAAEGDTANNNSELYLGVNWQALNAYAYYNFGGTAVDDDESAYAEVNFALPVLADASLKLHVGYFEGVGDFYNALADDNYVDYGVSFIKDYGDAGQIALAVTATTIDADHGLNGVFAESERPQFTVGWSRSFGGFL
- a CDS encoding ABC transporter ATP-binding protein gives rise to the protein MSQPLLRLEDVHVHFPIAQGLLKPPRHLRAVNGVSLAVEPGTTLGIVGESGCGKSTLARAILGIHPPTHGKIWLGDQELTSMAPKPLRAMRKRMQIVFQDPLASLNPRMTIGEAIMEPLRVFFPEMSALQRKRKAQAMMERVGLLPNQINRYPHEFSGGQCQRVGIARALVVEPELLLCDEPVSALDVSIQAQIVNLLMELKQDMGLTMLFIAHDLSVVRHISDRVMVMYLGKVAEQAERDALYQAPAHPYTQALIESVPVPDPVIERGKSRAPLSGDLPSPLNPPSGCTFRTRCPKAQSACATDVPELREHHGGQGAVACHFA
- a CDS encoding oligopeptide/dipeptide ABC transporter ATP-binding protein is translated as MSNNILEVHNLSVRFQTDDGEVEAVNGVNFSLAPGETLGIVGESGSGKSQTVLSVMGLLAANGKAGGKVVFQGADLLGMPARELNRVRGSSIGMIFQDPMTSLNPYMRISEQLTESLILHRGMSKKDALARAIEVLDAVHIPDARNRVHYYPHEFSGGMRQRVMIAMALLCKPELIIADEPTTALDVTVQAQILNLLGELRDDFGVAIILITHDLGVVAGLCDHVMVMYGGQVMEYGALEPIFANPTHPYTRGLLRSVPRLDDAGASALQTIPGNPPDLMHLPPGCPFGPRCGDQRELCSHNRPVLEFAHDGHARACHVPLEELR